The following are from one region of the Streptomyces fradiae genome:
- a CDS encoding VWA-like domain-containing protein → MTATRGGEAVPGEAVPVLDRAKLLAARYKAAEARPYLASALYALTIVPSRDVRTMAVDRHWRCYVAPAFVEATAIEELAGVWIHEAAHLLRDHHGRAERLPAADQRDRLRINIAQDCEINDDLLADGLRLPEGRMEPRLFGLPTGGLFEEYVPGIPATPPHALDCGSGAHGVPAPWDLGAGGADATGGVSPVEAEALRRQTAEAIRAAHQRSRGSVPGGWRRWAEQTLEPVVDWRKALTGAVREAAAWAGGAVDYTYRRPSRRTPALGGRVVLPSLRRPLPRVAVVVDTSGSMGDDDLAAALAEVTGVLREVGIGGNRVAVLACDADVQAVARVTAVDQVELAGGGGTDMTVGIRAALAAPEPPQIVVVLTDGCTPWPAEPVTCRLIVALIGTDAPEPPAWAETVRITPG, encoded by the coding sequence GTGACCGCCACCCGTGGGGGCGAAGCCGTACCGGGCGAGGCCGTGCCGGTCCTCGACCGCGCCAAGCTGCTCGCCGCGCGCTACAAGGCCGCCGAGGCACGCCCGTACCTCGCCTCCGCCCTCTACGCCCTGACCATCGTCCCCAGCCGCGACGTCCGCACCATGGCCGTCGACCGCCACTGGCGCTGCTATGTCGCACCCGCCTTCGTCGAGGCCACCGCCATCGAGGAACTGGCCGGCGTGTGGATCCACGAGGCCGCCCACCTGCTGCGCGACCACCACGGCCGGGCGGAGCGGCTGCCCGCGGCCGACCAGCGCGACCGGCTGCGGATCAACATCGCGCAGGACTGCGAGATCAACGACGACCTGCTCGCCGACGGGCTGCGGCTGCCCGAGGGGCGGATGGAGCCACGCCTTTTCGGCCTGCCCACCGGCGGACTCTTCGAGGAGTACGTGCCCGGCATCCCCGCCACCCCGCCGCACGCGCTCGACTGCGGCTCCGGCGCGCACGGAGTCCCCGCCCCCTGGGACCTCGGAGCGGGCGGCGCCGACGCCACCGGGGGAGTCAGCCCGGTCGAGGCGGAGGCCCTGCGCCGCCAGACCGCCGAGGCGATCCGCGCCGCCCACCAGCGCTCCCGCGGCTCGGTCCCGGGCGGCTGGCGCCGCTGGGCCGAGCAGACCCTCGAACCCGTCGTCGACTGGCGCAAGGCGCTCACCGGCGCCGTCCGCGAGGCCGCCGCGTGGGCGGGCGGCGCCGTCGACTACACGTACCGGCGCCCCTCGCGCCGTACGCCCGCGCTCGGCGGCCGGGTCGTCCTGCCCAGCCTGCGGCGCCCGTTGCCCCGGGTCGCCGTGGTCGTCGACACGTCCGGCTCGATGGGCGACGACGACCTCGCCGCGGCCCTCGCGGAGGTCACCGGTGTGCTGCGCGAGGTCGGCATCGGCGGCAACCGGGTCGCCGTCCTCGCCTGCGACGCCGACGTCCAGGCCGTCGCCCGGGTCACCGCCGTCGACCAGGTCGAACTCGCCGGCGGTGGCGGCACCGACATGACCGTCGGCATCCGCGCCGCGCTCGCCGCGCCCGAGCCCCCGCAGATCGTGGTCGTCCTGACCGACGGCTGCACGCCCTGGCCCGCGGAGCCCGTCACCTGCCGGCTCATCGTCGCCCTGATCGGGACGGACGCGCCCGAGCCGCCGGCGTGGGCGGAGACCGTACGGATCACCCCGGGCTGA
- a CDS encoding SAM-dependent methyltransferase — MTDIESRIDTSRPHTARIWNYWTGGKDNYPVDREAGDRIRELHPGIGEYAKADRLFLGRAVRYLAEERGIRQFLDIGTGLPSADNTHEVAQRVAPESRVVYVDNDPLVLAHARALLVGTPEGRTDYLDADLRDVDTILAAAAKTLDLAQPVALMLLGVVIFVADDEESYGVVRRLMDALAPGSHLVLSHTVTHPDMPDVDAAVAFWNEHGTPKLTQRTPEAIARYFDGLELLDPGVVSCSAWRPEAGTQTPDVAMYAGVGRK, encoded by the coding sequence GTGACCGACATCGAATCGCGCATCGACACGTCCCGGCCGCACACCGCCCGGATCTGGAACTACTGGACCGGCGGCAAGGACAACTACCCGGTCGACCGGGAGGCCGGGGACCGGATCCGGGAGCTGCATCCCGGGATCGGGGAGTACGCGAAGGCGGACCGGCTGTTTCTGGGGCGGGCGGTGCGGTATCTGGCCGAGGAGCGGGGGATCCGGCAGTTCCTGGACATCGGGACGGGGCTGCCGAGCGCCGACAACACGCACGAGGTCGCCCAGCGCGTCGCGCCCGAGTCGCGGGTCGTGTACGTGGACAACGACCCGCTCGTGCTCGCGCACGCCCGCGCCCTGCTCGTCGGGACGCCCGAGGGCCGCACCGACTATCTGGACGCCGATCTGCGGGACGTCGACACGATCCTGGCCGCCGCGGCGAAGACGCTCGACCTCGCGCAGCCGGTCGCGCTGATGCTGCTCGGCGTCGTCATCTTCGTGGCGGACGACGAGGAGTCGTACGGAGTCGTCCGCCGCCTCATGGACGCGCTCGCCCCCGGCAGCCACCTGGTCCTTTCGCACACGGTCACCCACCCCGACATGCCCGACGTCGACGCGGCGGTGGCGTTCTGGAACGAGCACGGCACCCCGAAGCTCACCCAGCGCACCCCCGAGGCGATCGCGCGCTACTTCGACGGCCTGGAGCTGCTCGACCCCGGGGTGGTGTCCTGCTCGGCCTGGCGGCCGGAGGCGGGGACGCAGACGCCGGACGTCGCGATGTACGCGGGCGTCGGCCGCAAGTGA
- a CDS encoding GH1 family beta-glucosidase, translated as MTDDEAAIGLLPPDFRLGAATSAYQIEGAAAEDGLTPSIWDTFCRVPGAVAGGDTGDVACDHYHRMPEDVALLAALGLDTYRFSVSWPRVQPGGRGPANPAGLAFYDRLVDELLSHGITPWLTLYHWDLPQELQDAGGWPARDTALRFADYAELVHERLGDRVTHWTTLNEPFCSAILGHVEGVHAPGGRSLADGVRAVHHLHLAHGLAVRRLRAAARRPLDLAVTHLLGTSRPATDSTADREAARRADAFGFRFYLDPILRGRYPQDLIDDLALRRLEIPVRDGDLATIAAPIDTLGVNYYRSLRSSGVDENGAGTDAEGLPVTRNLPHGGLPVTGLGWEVMPHDLTELLLRIARDYPGTPMVVTENGAAYEDRPGPDGFVDDTARTAYLSAHLAAVARARTAGADVRGYFAWSLLDNFEWAYGYAERFGIVHVDYATQTRTPKRSALWLRDTALRLRGGVHGAAGGVEPGGRGADPHLRPTPAYIATSGVCVPASGRQAEQDTTPGSSSSRPSK; from the coding sequence ATGACCGACGACGAGGCCGCGATCGGCCTGCTGCCCCCGGACTTCCGCCTCGGCGCCGCCACCTCCGCCTACCAGATCGAGGGCGCCGCAGCCGAGGACGGCCTCACCCCGTCCATCTGGGACACCTTCTGCCGTGTGCCGGGTGCCGTCGCGGGCGGCGACACCGGCGACGTGGCCTGCGACCACTACCACCGCATGCCCGAGGACGTGGCCCTGCTCGCCGCGCTCGGCCTCGACACGTACCGCTTCTCCGTCTCCTGGCCGCGGGTCCAGCCCGGCGGGCGGGGCCCGGCCAACCCGGCCGGACTCGCCTTCTACGACCGGCTGGTCGACGAGCTGCTCTCCCACGGCATCACGCCCTGGCTGACCCTCTACCACTGGGACCTGCCGCAGGAGCTCCAGGACGCCGGCGGCTGGCCGGCCCGTGACACCGCCCTCCGGTTCGCGGACTACGCCGAGCTCGTGCACGAGCGTCTCGGTGACCGGGTCACCCACTGGACCACCCTCAACGAGCCGTTCTGCTCGGCGATCCTGGGCCATGTCGAAGGCGTCCACGCGCCCGGCGGCCGCTCCCTGGCCGACGGCGTCCGAGCCGTCCACCATCTGCACCTCGCGCACGGCCTCGCCGTCCGGCGGCTGCGCGCGGCCGCCCGCCGTCCGCTCGACCTGGCCGTCACCCACCTCCTGGGCACCAGCCGCCCGGCCACGGACTCCACCGCCGACCGCGAGGCGGCCCGCCGGGCCGACGCCTTCGGTTTCCGCTTCTACCTCGACCCGATCCTGCGCGGACGCTATCCGCAGGACCTGATCGACGACCTCGCCCTCCGCCGGCTCGAGATCCCCGTACGCGACGGCGACCTGGCCACCATCGCGGCCCCCATCGACACGCTCGGCGTCAACTACTACCGCTCCCTGCGGAGTTCGGGCGTCGACGAGAACGGTGCCGGCACCGACGCCGAAGGCCTCCCCGTCACCCGCAACCTCCCGCACGGCGGCCTCCCGGTCACCGGCCTCGGCTGGGAGGTCATGCCCCACGACCTCACCGAGCTGCTGCTCCGCATCGCCCGCGACTACCCGGGCACCCCGATGGTCGTCACGGAGAACGGCGCCGCCTACGAGGACCGCCCCGGCCCCGACGGCTTCGTCGACGACACGGCGCGCACCGCCTACCTCTCCGCCCATCTGGCGGCCGTCGCCCGCGCCCGTACCGCCGGAGCCGACGTCCGGGGCTACTTCGCCTGGTCGCTGCTCGACAACTTCGAATGGGCGTACGGCTACGCGGAGCGCTTCGGCATCGTCCACGTCGACTACGCCACCCAGACCCGGACGCCCAAGCGCAGCGCCCTCTGGCTCCGCGACACGGCGCTGCGGCTACGCGGCGGGGTTCACGGAGCCGCGGGAGGCGTAGAGCCGGGCGGTCGCGGGGCGGATCCTCACTTGCGGCCGACGCCCGCGTACATCGCGACGTCCGGCGTCTGCGTCCCCGCCTCCGGCCGCCAGGCCGAGCAGGACACCACCCCGGGGTCGAGCAGCTCCAGGCCGTCGAAGTAG
- a CDS encoding 2-phosphosulfolactate phosphatase: MDARFLGIAELTATPSTAVVIDVMRAYTVAAWAFARGAARIVLAESLDDALALKARHPDWLALKDGAPAPGFDAVNSPGLLRDADLAGRTVVQKTTAGTVGALAVKDASLVLCAGFVVAEATARLLRARECADVTFVVTGEDGRAEEDLACAQYIAHRATGATPDAADFLRRAAESRAAAELAQGVREGAHPDDVTLCLELDRFPFAMAATQEDGLMVLRPHTPPE; the protein is encoded by the coding sequence ATGGATGCTCGCTTCCTCGGCATCGCCGAGCTGACCGCAACCCCGTCGACGGCCGTCGTGATCGACGTCATGCGCGCCTATACGGTGGCGGCCTGGGCCTTCGCCCGGGGCGCGGCGAGGATCGTCCTCGCCGAGTCCCTGGACGACGCCCTCGCGCTCAAGGCCCGCCACCCCGACTGGCTGGCCCTCAAGGACGGCGCTCCGGCGCCCGGCTTCGACGCCGTCAACTCCCCGGGCCTGCTGCGCGACGCCGACCTCGCCGGGCGGACCGTCGTCCAGAAGACCACGGCGGGCACGGTCGGCGCCCTCGCCGTCAAGGACGCGTCCCTGGTGCTGTGCGCCGGCTTCGTGGTGGCGGAGGCGACGGCCCGGCTGCTCCGGGCCCGCGAGTGCGCCGACGTCACCTTCGTCGTCACCGGCGAGGACGGCCGCGCAGAGGAGGACCTCGCCTGCGCCCAGTACATCGCCCACCGCGCCACCGGCGCCACCCCGGACGCTGCCGACTTCCTCCGCCGCGCCGCCGAGTCGCGCGCCGCCGCCGAGCTGGCGCAGGGCGTCCGCGAGGGCGCCCACCCCGACGACGTCACGCTCTGCCTCGAACTCGACCGCTTCCCCTTCGCCATGGCGGCGACCCAGGAGGACGGTCTCATGGTCCTGCGCCCGCACACCCCGCCGGAGTGA
- a CDS encoding AAA family ATPase, with translation MTTASTAPRTHSGSVPAPLAAADALNARLRATRTEAAANPQLEALALAVTANQPVLLWGEPGIGKSAGMQQLADALGVELETVVASVHEPSDFAGLPIVGDDPATTGVPMAPPDWAVRLAKTGHGLLFFDELSSAPPAVQAALLRVVLERRVGSLTLPEPVRIVAAANPPSSAADGWHLSPPLANRFVHLDWTHDPRTVARGMAGTWPETALPTVDPARVSGAVARARGVISGFLTARPGLVHHLPKEAEGRGRAWPSPRSWEAALRLLATGYASGAGQQATAAAVIGAVGEAAGIELLSYLENLDLPDPDKVLADPSAFALPERGDRQLAFLIAVVAAVQSEPTRPRWEAGWEVLAKAVDAGVPDVAARAARDLAVMREPDWPIPSGIDAFLELLQLAGALPGAR, from the coding sequence ATGACCACCGCCTCCACCGCGCCCCGCACCCACTCCGGCTCCGTGCCCGCCCCGCTCGCCGCGGCCGACGCCCTCAACGCGCGGCTCCGCGCCACCCGTACCGAGGCTGCTGCCAACCCTCAACTGGAAGCCCTCGCACTCGCCGTGACGGCCAATCAGCCCGTTTTGCTGTGGGGCGAGCCCGGCATCGGCAAGTCCGCCGGCATGCAGCAGCTCGCCGACGCCCTCGGCGTCGAGCTCGAGACCGTCGTCGCCAGCGTCCACGAGCCCTCCGACTTCGCCGGACTGCCGATCGTCGGCGACGACCCGGCCACCACCGGTGTGCCGATGGCCCCGCCGGACTGGGCCGTCCGGCTCGCGAAGACCGGCCACGGCCTGCTGTTCTTCGACGAGCTCTCCTCGGCCCCGCCCGCCGTGCAGGCCGCCCTGCTGAGGGTCGTCCTGGAACGCCGGGTCGGCAGCCTCACCCTCCCCGAGCCGGTACGGATCGTGGCCGCCGCCAACCCGCCCTCCAGCGCCGCCGACGGCTGGCACCTCAGCCCGCCGCTCGCCAACCGCTTCGTCCACCTCGACTGGACCCACGACCCGCGCACCGTCGCCCGCGGCATGGCCGGCACCTGGCCCGAGACCGCGCTGCCGACCGTCGACCCGGCCCGGGTCTCCGGCGCCGTCGCCCGCGCTCGCGGCGTGATCTCCGGCTTCCTCACCGCGCGCCCCGGCCTGGTCCACCACCTGCCGAAGGAGGCCGAGGGCCGCGGCCGCGCCTGGCCGTCCCCGCGTTCCTGGGAGGCCGCGCTGCGGCTGCTCGCCACCGGCTACGCGTCCGGCGCCGGGCAGCAGGCGACGGCGGCCGCCGTCATCGGAGCCGTCGGCGAGGCAGCCGGCATCGAGCTGCTCTCCTACCTGGAGAACCTCGACCTGCCCGACCCCGACAAGGTGCTCGCCGACCCGTCCGCCTTCGCGCTGCCCGAACGCGGCGACCGCCAACTCGCCTTCCTCATCGCCGTCGTGGCCGCCGTGCAGAGCGAACCCACCCGCCCGCGCTGGGAGGCCGGCTGGGAGGTCCTCGCCAAGGCCGTCGACGCGGGAGTCCCCGACGTCGCCGCCCGTGCCGCCCGCGACCTCGCCGTCATGCGCGAGCCCGACTGGCCCATCCCGTCCGGCATCGACGCCTTCCTGGAACTCCTCCAGCTCGCCGGCGCCCTGCCCGGCGCCCGCTGA
- a CDS encoding discoidin domain-containing protein, giving the protein MTTPTTTATATATATATAGGGRGRARAAGSLVTLGALLAASLTALATTPATAAPALLSQGKAATASSTEGPFTPNAAVDGDLTGSRWASQWSDAQWFQVDLGERADLSRAVLTWEAAYGKAYDIQLSDNGTDWRTVKSVTSGDGGTDDLTLSGTGRYVRLQGVTRGTGYGYSLWEFQVYGTPAGQPPAPGGAVRVTGGQGDWQLTVGGQPYTVKGVTWGPAIADAGRYMPDVKTMGVNTIRTWGTDGGTKPLLDAAAANGIRVINGFWLQPGGGPGSGGCVNYVTDTAYKNSMLTAFAQWAETYKSHPATLMWNVGNESVLGLQNCYGGTELEAQRNAYTGFVNDVAKKIHTIDPDHPVTSTDAWTGAWPYYQRNAPDLDLYAMNAYGDICGVRQDWEEGGYTKPYIITETGPAGEWETPKDANGVAEEPTDVQKAEGYTRAWNCVTGHQGVALGATVFHYGTEHDFGGVWFNLLPDGLRRLSYYAVKKAYKGSTTGDNTPPVIGNMSVTPSGAAPAGGEFTVRADVRDPDGDPVTTRIFLSGNYANGDKRLVEAAYRRNADGSFAVTAPEKLGVWKVYVQAEDGHGNAGIEAKSVRVVAPPVAGTNLALGRPTTASSAQASYGDCPCPPERATDGNAGTRWASDWSDPQWIRVDLGSARSFSRLQLVWDPAYARAYEVQVSDDGTNWRTVHTTTDGNGDVDTIEASATARYVRLQLTARGTGWGYSLYEFGVYA; this is encoded by the coding sequence ATGACCACCCCCACCACCACGGCCACGGCCACGGCCACGGCCACGGCCACGGCCGGCGGAGGGCGAGGCCGAGCCAGAGCCGCCGGCTCGCTGGTGACGCTCGGCGCCCTGCTCGCCGCGTCGCTCACCGCCCTCGCGACCACGCCCGCCACCGCCGCCCCGGCCCTGCTCTCCCAGGGAAAGGCGGCCACCGCCTCCTCCACGGAGGGCCCCTTCACCCCGAACGCCGCCGTCGACGGCGACCTCACCGGCAGCCGCTGGGCCAGCCAGTGGAGCGACGCCCAGTGGTTCCAGGTCGACCTCGGCGAGCGCGCCGACCTCAGCCGGGCCGTCCTGACCTGGGAGGCCGCCTACGGCAAGGCGTACGACATCCAGCTCTCCGACAACGGCACGGACTGGCGCACGGTGAAGTCGGTGACCTCCGGCGACGGCGGCACCGACGACCTCACCCTCTCCGGCACCGGCCGCTACGTCCGGCTCCAGGGCGTCACCCGGGGCACCGGATACGGCTACTCCCTCTGGGAGTTCCAGGTGTACGGCACCCCGGCCGGGCAGCCGCCCGCGCCCGGCGGAGCCGTCCGTGTCACCGGCGGCCAGGGCGACTGGCAGCTCACGGTCGGCGGCCAGCCGTACACCGTCAAGGGCGTCACCTGGGGCCCGGCCATCGCCGACGCCGGCCGGTACATGCCGGACGTGAAGACGATGGGTGTCAACACCATCCGCACCTGGGGCACCGACGGCGGCACGAAACCCCTCCTCGACGCGGCCGCCGCCAACGGCATCCGCGTCATCAACGGCTTCTGGCTCCAGCCGGGCGGCGGCCCCGGCTCCGGCGGCTGCGTGAACTACGTGACCGACACCGCGTACAAGAACAGCATGCTCACCGCGTTCGCCCAGTGGGCCGAGACATACAAGTCCCACCCCGCCACGCTGATGTGGAACGTCGGCAACGAGTCCGTGCTCGGCCTCCAGAACTGCTACGGCGGCACCGAACTCGAAGCCCAGCGCAACGCGTACACCGGCTTCGTCAACGACGTCGCGAAGAAGATCCACACGATCGACCCGGACCATCCGGTGACCTCCACGGACGCCTGGACCGGCGCCTGGCCGTACTACCAGCGCAACGCGCCCGACCTGGACCTGTACGCGATGAACGCCTACGGCGACATCTGCGGCGTGCGCCAGGACTGGGAGGAGGGCGGCTACACCAAGCCGTACATCATCACCGAGACCGGTCCGGCGGGTGAGTGGGAGACCCCGAAGGACGCCAACGGAGTCGCCGAGGAGCCCACCGACGTCCAGAAGGCCGAGGGCTACACCCGGGCCTGGAACTGCGTCACCGGACACCAGGGCGTCGCGCTCGGCGCCACCGTCTTCCACTACGGGACCGAGCACGACTTCGGCGGCGTCTGGTTCAACCTGCTGCCCGACGGCCTCAGGCGCCTCTCGTACTACGCGGTGAAGAAGGCGTACAAGGGCAGCACGACCGGCGACAACACCCCGCCGGTGATCGGGAACATGAGCGTCACGCCGTCCGGAGCCGCCCCGGCGGGCGGGGAGTTCACCGTCCGCGCCGACGTCCGCGACCCCGACGGCGACCCCGTCACCACGAGGATCTTCCTCAGCGGCAACTACGCCAACGGCGACAAGCGCCTCGTCGAGGCAGCCTACCGGCGCAACGCCGACGGCTCGTTCGCCGTGACCGCGCCCGAGAAGCTCGGCGTGTGGAAGGTGTACGTGCAGGCCGAGGACGGGCACGGCAACGCCGGCATCGAGGCGAAGTCCGTCCGGGTCGTCGCCCCGCCGGTCGCGGGCACGAACCTCGCCCTCGGCCGGCCCACCACCGCCTCCTCCGCCCAGGCCTCGTACGGCGACTGCCCCTGCCCGCCCGAGCGGGCCACCGACGGCAACGCCGGCACCCGCTGGGCCAGCGACTGGAGCGACCCGCAGTGGATCCGGGTCGACCTCGGCTCGGCGCGCTCCTTCAGCCGGCTCCAGCTGGTCTGGGACCCGGCGTACGCCCGCGCGTACGAGGTCCAGGTCTCGGACGACGGCACGAACTGGCGCACCGTCCACACCACGACGGACGGCAACGGCGACGTCGACACGATCGAGGCCTCCGCCACCGCCCGGTACGTACGACTCCAGCTCACGGCCCGGGGCACCGGGTGGGGCTACTCGCTGTACGAGTTCGGCGTCTACGCCTGA
- a CDS encoding VOC family protein translates to MASIKEFQVTIDCADPHRLAAFWCEVLGYVIPPPPEGFASWDAFLASGPSEDETRYFACVDPNGVGPRVLFQRVPEGKAVKNRVHLDVRAGTGLVGEERLAVLQAECDRLVALGATCLKVLYADGVNESCINMQDIEGNEFCLD, encoded by the coding sequence ATGGCATCGATCAAGGAATTCCAGGTCACCATCGACTGCGCGGACCCGCACCGCCTCGCCGCCTTCTGGTGCGAGGTGCTGGGGTATGTCATTCCCCCGCCGCCGGAGGGCTTCGCCTCCTGGGACGCCTTCCTCGCCTCCGGGCCGTCCGAGGACGAGACCCGGTACTTCGCGTGCGTCGACCCCAACGGCGTGGGCCCGCGGGTGCTGTTCCAGCGGGTGCCCGAGGGCAAGGCCGTCAAGAACCGGGTGCATCTCGACGTACGCGCCGGCACCGGACTCGTCGGCGAGGAGCGCCTGGCCGTCCTCCAGGCGGAGTGCGACCGGCTCGTCGCGCTCGGCGCGACGTGCCTGAAGGTGCTGTATGCCGACGGGGTGAACGAGTCGTGCATCAACATGCAGGACATCGAGGGCAACGAGTTCTGCCTCGACTGA
- a CDS encoding DUF1996 domain-containing protein yields the protein MRIRGRTLSALLLATALGVSALSANAVGAADAATAAAPHAGHAMTAAALPSGDDPDGDGYIPADPPVTGVTPSQEVPPPAYHHEFQAGCSVTHTAPDDPIVYPDRPGASHDHTFMGNTSTDASSTTGSLYGGSTTCKAPADASAYWMPSLYKGDRKVLPVGPQVIYYKAGVTDYRSVRPFPRGLRFVVGSPTQSAQEFRGHKGFVEGWECGDSFFNVDFPASCPERPDVQLNIRFQAPSCWNGRYLDTPDHKSHLAYPVVKPGTNDNMCPASHPVALPMIEFKMAWPVNGDMSQVTLSSGRGYSFHYDFFNAWEERTLKALVDHCINGGLQCDTRGFDLYHPERGTVLDADHRLP from the coding sequence ATGAGAATCCGCGGCCGGACCCTGTCCGCCTTACTGCTCGCCACCGCCCTGGGCGTCTCCGCCCTGTCCGCCAACGCCGTCGGCGCCGCCGACGCCGCCACGGCCGCCGCCCCGCACGCCGGACACGCCATGACCGCCGCCGCCCTGCCCTCCGGCGACGACCCCGACGGCGACGGCTACATCCCCGCCGACCCGCCGGTCACCGGTGTCACCCCGTCCCAGGAGGTCCCGCCCCCGGCCTACCACCACGAGTTCCAGGCCGGCTGCTCCGTGACCCACACCGCTCCGGACGACCCGATCGTCTATCCGGACCGGCCGGGTGCCTCCCACGACCACACGTTCATGGGCAACACCTCCACCGACGCCTCCAGCACCACCGGCTCGCTCTACGGCGGAAGCACCACCTGCAAGGCGCCCGCGGACGCCTCCGCCTACTGGATGCCCTCGCTGTACAAGGGCGACCGGAAGGTCCTGCCCGTGGGCCCGCAGGTCATCTACTACAAGGCGGGCGTGACCGACTACCGCAGCGTCCGTCCCTTCCCCAGGGGGCTGCGGTTCGTCGTCGGCAGCCCGACGCAGAGTGCCCAGGAGTTCCGCGGCCACAAGGGCTTCGTCGAGGGCTGGGAGTGCGGCGACAGCTTCTTCAACGTCGACTTCCCGGCGAGCTGCCCGGAACGGCCCGACGTGCAGCTCAACATCCGCTTCCAGGCGCCCAGTTGCTGGAACGGACGGTATCTCGACACCCCCGACCACAAGAGCCACCTGGCCTACCCGGTCGTGAAGCCCGGCACCAACGACAACATGTGCCCGGCCTCCCACCCGGTCGCCCTGCCGATGATCGAGTTCAAGATGGCGTGGCCGGTCAACGGCGACATGAGCCAGGTCACCCTGTCCAGCGGCCGCGGCTACTCCTTCCACTACGACTTCTTCAACGCGTGGGAGGAGCGCACCCTCAAGGCCCTGGTCGACCACTGCATCAACGGCGGCCTCCAGTGCGACACACGGGGCTTCGACCTGTACCACCCCGAGCGCGGCACGGTGCTCGACGCCGACCACCGCCTGCCCTGA